GTCTCTGGAAGGTTTCGCGCGAATTGACCGGCGTCACGTACGACCTGCCACAGCCAGACTCTGAGTCGTCGACACCGGCTGGCAGCTCACCGCAATCGTAACGCGAAAGGCGACGTAGCCGAACAGCCATATAATGACTGACGACGGCGACGACGGCATCCAGCGCGCGAGCGACGTCGGCTCAGCCGACGCGCCGCCGATCGAGGAGAAGCCTTACAAGATCATTTTCGAGGCGAACAAGTGCTTCGGGGCCGGGAAGTGCGCCGAAGTCAGTGACAACTGGGAGATGTCGATTGCGTCCGGGATCGCCAAACCGAACGAGTACTTCATCGACGAGGAAGAGCTGGACCACAACGTCCGTGCGGCGGAGGTCTGCCCAGCGAAGAAAGATGACGGCTGCATCCACGTCATCGATCGCCGAACTGACAAGGAAATCGCGCCGGACCCACACGGTGATGGGACGCTGAGCGTCGACTGGTAGACTGGGATACTGGTAGGCCGGTAGGCCGGGAGACTGGTTGCACCAGTTGCACCGGTTACGTTCACTGCGGGTGACTCCAGTGATTCCAGTGATGTTTCTGAGAGACGAACACCGAAACGCACATTTTAGCGGGGCGGATATCCACGAGTGCCTTTTGTGCGAGGGTAGCCAAGCAGGCCAACGGCGGTGGGCTTAAGACCCGCTCCCGTAGGGGTCCGAGGGTTCAAATCCCTTCCCTCGCATGTTACCGCGAACATCCGTGAGCGGTGACTGCGAGATGACGGGATGTGAACGACGGAACGAGGGAGCGAAGCGACCGAAGTTCAGGTGGTTCAAATCCCTTCCCTCGCGGCGTGTTACTCCAACCGGTATTTGTCACCTGTTCGCTATAGCAACAACTGCAACTGCTTACACACGGACCGTACAGCAGTCACACGACCAGGTGCTCATCGACTTGCAGGGGCTACTATAGTTCAGTCCGTCAGCTCTCGTTCCACACGCTCCCCAAACAGCGTCTGTTTGCATCGCCGGTAAAAGCTTCACGAGGGTGGCCGCGATAGAACGTCCGGCTATGTCCGACGACGCGAACGAGCGAGGCCGCAACGTCTTTCACTGGACTGTCATCGAAGGAAACCGGTTCGCGGTCGCGGGCGTACTCCTCGGCGGGATTTTCGTCCTCCTCTGTGCACTCCTCGCCGTGAATCTCTTTCCCAGTGAGCCCGGCGAACCGCTGTACTTGCTGTTCAGCGCATTTCTCGGTGGCAACCTCACACTGATCACAGTCGTCATCGCGATCAACCAACTCGTCTTCTCGCGGGAACTCGGATCACCTGGTGACTTAGAACAGCGGACACGGAACGCTGTCGAGTACAGGAACGAAGTCCAGTCGGTGATGGACCGCGAGGTGAGTCCGGTGATGCCCGGCTCGTTCTTGCTCGTCCTCCACGAGAACCTGGGGAACCGGGCGCAGCAATTACGCGAGACGAACACGGGCGGAGAGTCGGACACCCTCTCGGCCGAACTCGACGAACTCATCCGCGCGCTTCGGGAGGACGTTCGCCGGGTGACGCAAGCGCTCGACACACCCGCAGCCGACGAGCAAATCTTCGGTGCAATTGCGGCGACGCTCGGGACGACGCAGGCCGAACAACTGTACGAACTCACACGGATCGAAACCGAGTACGCAGAACAACTGTCTGAGGAGCAGCGAGAGCTCTTCGAGTCGATCCGTGAACATCTGCTCCACATCGACGTGGCACGGAAGTACTTTCGAACCGTCTACATCACGAAGGAGCTCTCGTTCCTCTCGCGGACGCTGCTATTCGTCGGCCTCCCAGCGCAGTTTCTCACCGCCGCGACGCTCGCAGTGTACGACCTCGCGGCGATCGAAGCGCTGCCGGCGGCCGCCATCGTCGGTGCAACGCTCGTCGCCATGATCGCCTGTTTCGCACCGCTCGCGATCCTCGCCTCGTTCGTTCTGCGTCTCTCGTGGGTCGCACAACGAAACGCGACTGTCATGCCGTTTGCGGCCTCGGAGAAGGATTACACGCTCTAGCAGAAGTTGCAGGGTGACCCGCCAGGCCGCCGGGATAGACCCAACAAGTCAGAACGGATACTCCCGCGGCTCACGCTGCACCGAAATCCACTTCGTCGTCGTTACCTCCTCGAGTATCGACTCGCCGTTGTACCGTCCCAACCCGGACTGCTTCATCCCGCCGAACGGAACGTGAGGTTCGTCGTTGACCGGCTGGTCGTTGATGTGGATCATCCCCGTCTCGATCCCGTCTGCAATCCGGCGCGCCTGGGCGAGATCCTGGCTGTGCACCGAACCCGAAAGCCCGTGAATCGTGTCGTTCGCCAGTTCGATCGCCTCCTCGGTACTCGAGTACGGGATCACTGGCGCGACGGGGCCGAAGTGCTCGTTGCAGGCGGCGGGCATGTCGTTGTTGGCGTCCGAGAGCACCGTTGGTTCGACGACGAGGCCGTCGTGGTCGCCGCCGGCTTCGACTGTGGCACCCTCCGCGACGGTGTCCTCGACGTACTCGACGATCTGGTCGCGCTGGCTCTCGTCGATGATTGGACCGATGATCGTCTCCTCGTCGGTCGGGTCGCCGGTCGGCAGGCTCGCGGCGCGCTCGGCCAACTGGTCGACGTACTCGTCGTAGACCTCCTCGTGGACGAGGTGGCGGTTGGCCGAGATGCAGATCTGGCCCTGGTGGAGGAACGAGCCGAAGGCACCGGCGTCGGCGGCCTGTTCGACGTCTGCCCGGTCAGTGACGACGTGAACGTTGTTCCCGCCGAGTTCGAGCGCCGGCAGCGCGCAGTTGCCCGCGGCCTGCTCGGCGACGGAGAGGCCGACCGGCGTCGAACCGGTGAACGCGACCACGCGCGGGATATCGTGGCCAGCAATTTCGTCGCCGATTTCGGAGCCGGAACCGGGAACGACACTAATCAGTCCTTCCGGCGCGCCCGCTTCTTCGAAGATGCGGGCCAGCAAGAGACCACCCGTGATCGGCGTGTTGGAGGCTGGCTTGAGCACCACCCCGTTGCCCGCCGCAATTGCCGGCGCAACCGCCCGCATCGAGAGATGTAGCGGGAAGTTCCACGGTGAGATCACGCCGACGACGCCGACCGGGACGCGCTCGACGGTGTTTTGCTTGCCCGGGACGATCGATTCCGCCTGCTGGCCGTCCATTCGGAACGGAAAGCTCGCCGCCTGCTGCATCATTCCCGTCGCCGTCTGTATCTCGGCGACTCCCTTGACCCGCGCGCTCCCTGCCTCGAGTGCGAGCAACTCGAGTACCGCCTCGCGATTGTCGCGGACGAACTCGAGTGCGGCGGTGACGACCTGGGCGCGGTCCTGCGGTGGCTGGTCGGCCCACTGTTCCTGTGTCGCTGCAGCGGCTTCGTAGGCTTGATCCACGTCGTCTGGCGTGCCGGTGGGGACCGTCGTGAGTTCCTCTCGTGTGAATGGGTTCTCGACGGAAATCGAGTCTCGGTCACCCTGTTCGGTCCACTCGCCGGTGAGATACAGCGCGTTCCAGCCGTCAGTCTCTGCATCGGTTCCGGCGTCGGGAGAAAGGGGAAGTTCCGTCATGGCCCGGCCTACCTGACTAGCGACGAAAAACGACTGACCGGCAGTCGCAACCTGGAAAGGGCGGTGAACAGAGACGGTTGCGGGGGAGAGCGTGCAGGCGGGAGCAGCGTCCGGCTACTCGAGTTGGGCGTTCGGAAGCAGCCACGCGAGCGGGACGTAGAGGCCGGCACCGGCGAGGAGTGCGATAGCGAGTCCGAGGAATGGATCGAGCTCGACGAACTGCGTGGTAAACAGGACGATGCCGGCGGGCGGGAGTGCCATGCCGGCGGCGAGTCGGTGGAACGAGCGGAACGGCCCGCCGCCGTTCTCAGGAACCATGTTCTCGAGGCCACCGTGTGGCTCCGCCCACATGAACAGCGGGAGGAACAGGAAGATACCGCCGCCGACGAAGGCGCCAGCGAGCGCACCGAGTGCAGGGTCCTCGAACGTGAAGTGGCCGATGACGGCGAAGACACCGATGTCGACGAGCCCCACTGCCGCACCGATTCGCTCGGGTGTGACGGGACCATCCTCGAACTGCGCAGTGTTTGTTTCGTGAACGTCTTCCATGAGCAGTAGACAGGTCCTTACACCATCATTTTTTCGTTTCATCGAGAGACGGAGGATTCCAACGGCAGGGCGTCGACTGGAGGGACCGACAGCAACGGACGTCGAGTTACAAACGGCGACTTGTAACGAGTGGGTCGATCACTCCCCCGTCCGGAACGACAGGTCCAGCGACGGTGCGGAGTGAGTCAGTGATCCCATCGAAATCACGTCTACGCCTGTGGCCGCGTAGTCGGCGACGGACTCGAGTGTGATCCCGCCGCTGGCTTCGGCTAGCACGCCCTCGTACTCTGCGAGCAGCGAGACGGCGTCGCGGGTCTGTGCCGGCGTCATATTGTCGAGCAGGACGATATCCGCACCCGCCGCCGCTGCTCGCGGTGCGTCCTCGACTGTTTCCACTTCGACGTCGAGTTTCGTCGCGAACGACGCGCGATTTCGGAAGTGCTCGATTGCGCCCTCGAGACCCATCTCCGCGATATGGTTGTCCTTTACCATGATCATGTGCGAGAGGTCGAGCCGGTGGGTGTCGCCGCCGCCGGCGACGACGGCGCGCTTCTCGAGTCCGCGCAGGCCGGGCGTCGTCTTTCGGGTTGCAGCGATTCGCACGTCGGTAGAACTGGGTCTGGAGCCGGAATCGGAGTCGGATTTGGATTCGGTTCCCTGCTCGCGGTCTGCGGCCGCTTGCGTCTGCGGGGCGCGTTGTGCCTCGCGCGCCTCGTCGACGACTCGACGCGTCCGCGTCGCGATGCCCGAGGCGTGGCCCGCGAGGTTGACCGCGACGCGCTCTCCGCGGAGGACATCGCGGGCGCTCCCCTCGACGGCGAGCAGTTCGTCGCCCGCCTCGATTCGCGCGCCCGACTCGAGTTGGGCCGTCACTGTCACGCCGAGGTACTCGAAGACGGCGGCTGCAGCCTCGAGGCCGGCGGCGACGCCGTCCGCTTTGGCGACGAGTCGGCCGGTCGTCTCGCCGGGCACCTGATTCGTCACGTCGTGGTGGCCGACGTCTTCGCGGAGCCAGCGGTCGATCTGTTGGTCGGTGATCATGGTAGGTGATGGGTGTGGTGATCAGTGATCATCGGTCGTCAGTCGTCCGCTGTCTGCTCCGGCGCTTGCTCGTCCCCGACGACGTGATGACACCCCACGGATTCCGTGTTCTCGCTGGCAGCGCGTGCGATCAACAGCGCGACGACGCTCGCGTTCCGCAGTTCGTAGAGATCACGCGCCGTCCGCGTGCGGGTGTAGGCGTCCACCTCGCCCTTGAGTCGCCGGAGGACGGCACCCGCGCGAGCGACCTCCTCGGGGTCGCGCTCGAGTCCGAGGTACTCGTCCATCGTCCGCTGAAGTCGTTCGAACTTCTCGGCGGCGAAGCGCTCGGGGAGGTCGGGATCACGGTTCAGGAGGTCCGGCGCATCGACGCCTGTGGGGTCAGGGTCGGAGTCCGCCCCAGCCCCGGCCGCGTCCTCTCCCGCCCGCAGTCCCCAGACGAGCCCCTCGAGAAGGCTCGTACTCGCGAGGCGGTTCGCGCCGTGGACGCCCGTCCGGGCACACTCGCCGACGGCGTAGAGCCGGTCCAACGAGGTGCGCCCGCGGTCGTCGACCGCGATGCCGCCACAGAGGAAGTGCTCACAGGGCGCGACGGGAATTTCGTCGCCCTCAATGCCGCGGTCGCGACACTTTGCGGCGATGGTCGGGAACTCGGCGTCGAACTCGAGTGGGCTCACGTCGAGCACGACCTCGCCGGTCGCCTCGCGCTCGGTTTCGACTGCGCGAGCGACGACGTCTCGCGGCGCGAGTTCGGCGTCGGAGTGGTAGTCGGGCATGAACCGTTCTCCGTCGGCGTTGCGGAGGAGTGCGCCCTCACCGCGGAGGGCTTCGGAGAGGAGGAACGTGTCCTGCTTTGCGGCACCGTCGCGTCGCCTCGAGGTGCTACGCGCCTCGTTGCCGGCGTAGGCCGTTGGATGAAACTGCACGTACTCGAGATCGGCCACGTCCGCG
The DNA window shown above is from Natrialba magadii ATCC 43099 and carries:
- the nadC gene encoding carboxylating nicotinate-nucleotide diphosphorylase; its protein translation is MITDQQIDRWLREDVGHHDVTNQVPGETTGRLVAKADGVAAGLEAAAAVFEYLGVTVTAQLESGARIEAGDELLAVEGSARDVLRGERVAVNLAGHASGIATRTRRVVDEAREAQRAPQTQAAADREQGTESKSDSDSGSRPSSTDVRIAATRKTTPGLRGLEKRAVVAGGGDTHRLDLSHMIMVKDNHIAEMGLEGAIEHFRNRASFATKLDVEVETVEDAPRAAAAGADIVLLDNMTPAQTRDAVSLLAEYEGVLAEASGGITLESVADYAATGVDVISMGSLTHSAPSLDLSFRTGE
- a CDS encoding ferredoxin, with the translated sequence MTDDGDDGIQRASDVGSADAPPIEEKPYKIIFEANKCFGAGKCAEVSDNWEMSIASGIAKPNEYFIDEEELDHNVRAAEVCPAKKDDGCIHVIDRRTDKEIAPDPHGDGTLSVDW
- a CDS encoding L-aspartate oxidase — its product is MTDTQSSPNVAATTETAAVLVVGSGIAGCSAALAAAREGAEVLLLTKATKPDDASTDWAQGGISTTRGDPAALTEDIIAASDGTADPDAVDVLVEHADAAVEDVLLDTLKIGFDETDSGEFDYAREAAHSENRILHVDAATGTHILRPFLNYVDDHERIEVRQDTAALELITHEGRVHGVVTDEAPDGHPIYAGTTILATGGIGALYSRSTNPDDATGDGIAMAALAGADVADLEYVQFHPTAYAGNEARSTSRRRDGAAKQDTFLLSEALRGEGALLRNADGERFMPDYHSDAELAPRDVVARAVETEREATGEVVLDVSPLEFDAEFPTIAAKCRDRGIEGDEIPVAPCEHFLCGGIAVDDRGRTSLDRLYAVGECARTGVHGANRLASTSLLEGLVWGLRAGEDAAGAGADSDPDPTGVDAPDLLNRDPDLPERFAAEKFERLQRTMDEYLGLERDPEEVARAGAVLRRLKGEVDAYTRTRTARDLYELRNASVVALLIARAASENTESVGCHHVVGDEQAPEQTADD
- a CDS encoding aldehyde dehydrogenase family protein, which encodes MTELPLSPDAGTDAETDGWNALYLTGEWTEQGDRDSISVENPFTREELTTVPTGTPDDVDQAYEAAAATQEQWADQPPQDRAQVVTAALEFVRDNREAVLELLALEAGSARVKGVAEIQTATGMMQQAASFPFRMDGQQAESIVPGKQNTVERVPVGVVGVISPWNFPLHLSMRAVAPAIAAGNGVVLKPASNTPITGGLLLARIFEEAGAPEGLISVVPGSGSEIGDEIAGHDIPRVVAFTGSTPVGLSVAEQAAGNCALPALELGGNNVHVVTDRADVEQAADAGAFGSFLHQGQICISANRHLVHEEVYDEYVDQLAERAASLPTGDPTDEETIIGPIIDESQRDQIVEYVEDTVAEGATVEAGGDHDGLVVEPTVLSDANNDMPAACNEHFGPVAPVIPYSSTEEAIELANDTIHGLSGSVHSQDLAQARRIADGIETGMIHINDQPVNDEPHVPFGGMKQSGLGRYNGESILEEVTTTKWISVQREPREYPF